One genomic window of Cannabis sativa cultivar Pink pepper isolate KNU-18-1 chromosome 2, ASM2916894v1, whole genome shotgun sequence includes the following:
- the LOC133034246 gene encoding uncharacterized protein LOC133034246 has protein sequence MSLCSWNARGLGSPRAFRNLSLLVKQHQPMMLFVMETKLPAGRGMDLKHKLRFDSVLEVPRQGLGGGILLFWKDYIDVNDEVYWKQRSRVDWLRAGDKNTKFFHHRASNRKKNNFIRLITLLDGSISHDHATITSQFLHFYNSLFTSQGVCDVAVTSLLQGITNRLSTHQVAFLAEPYTEVEVKNALFSLSADKAPGPDGLNSLFYKSNWSTLGTNFTKAMLQILNHQGDISPINQTIIVLIPKKKNPKHVRDFRPISLCNTFYMCLSKVIANRLRLVLHSIISINQSAFLQGRQITDNILLANEIIHAIHSRRSGKIGWAAIKLDMEKAFDRVEWSFLNRLLNHVGLPSSFSSLIMRCLSTVQFRLSINGSLTDTFHSTRGLRQGDPLSPYLFLLIAEGLSAAIRLQEAQAHFSGIQICRGALPLSHLLFADDSMVFSPVHSQASDSLNDILDLYNKATGQLVNRDKSSILFSPNTSADAQLCFRQSLQLLGEGFISKYLGVPHCVGRVSNSMFHYLLQKVSSKLNSWNENFFSRAGKETLIKAVVQAIPSFAMSCFKVPKSICHKIQSLIAKFWWGSHDTNKVHWKNWDVISVSKFFGRLGFRILSCHNQALLAKQAWRIWNDRNSLLHSVLKARYFKNSDFMNAPIGLVWKIGTGTNVPLSAPNLIPNIQRPILLHPLPQSQAYVSFFINDDSTWNVRKLHYYFPSYQVDHILTTPIDPASFDSLIWGFHPSGNLTVKSAYHLACSLESVDVPSSSNPNPYLHWWKTLWSLPVPPKIKHFIWRAFHHILPCAFNLFLKRTLPHPNCSICGHNTESVSHALIGCTRAKSIWKSSRFKQFYLTYQKCDIKDFLLQALHNIPKQDFQIFITFIWQIWNARNSILFNKNYTTNNVEEIIVNYLQEYSATQYSQQDDTLHSEATRIPHASHQHLPPSLSPDTPALFVDAAVDHQNGLTGTGFVFKCGFQTVLASHYHRLPGAVSPIFSEGQALLQSLKWCIDSQFSPQVVFSDCLNLVSKVNGAWQDNSALSGLVSRIRLLFSNFPGASLQFLPRQFNMDAHNLAREALRSREVS, from the exons ATGAGTCTCTGCAGTTGGAATGCTCGAGGTTTGGGGAGCCCTCGAGCATTCCGTAATCTCTCCCTGCTGGTCAAACAACATCAGCCCATGATGTTGTTTGTTATGGAGACTAAGTTGCCGGCTGGACGTGGAATGGACCTGAAACACAAGCTTCGTTTTGATAGTGTTTTAGAGGTGCCTAGGCAAGGTCTTGGGGGAGGGATTTTACTTTTTTGGAAAGACTATATCGATGTTAAT GATGAAGTCTACTGGAAGCAGCGTTCTAGAGTTGATTGGTTGCGTGCTGgagataaaaatactaaatttttccACCACCGTGCCTCCAATCGCAAAAAGAACAATTTCATTCGCCTCATTACTCTTCTTGATGGATCCATTTCTCACGATCATGCCACTATAACTTCCCAATTTCTTCATTTTTATAATTCTCTCTTCACCTCTCAAGGTGTTTGTGATGTGGCTGTCACTTCCCTTCTCCAAGGGATTACTAATAGGTTATCCACTCATCAAGTTGCTTTTCTAGCTGAACCTTACACAGAAGTTGAAGTTAAAAATGCGTTATTTAGCCTCTCTGCGGACAAAGCTCCTGGGCCTGATGGACTCAACTCGCTTTTTTACAAAAGTAATTGGTCCACTCTAGGCACAAATTTCACTAAGGCTATGCTTCAGATTCTTAATCATCAGGGGGACATCTCCCCAATCAATCAAACTATTATTGTCCTCATCCCCAAAAAGAAAAATCCTAAGCATGTTCGTGACTTTCGACCGATTAGTCTTTGCAATACTTTCTATATGTGCCTTTCCAAAGTTATTGCAAATCGGTTAAGACTTGTGCTTCACTCCATTATCAGTATCAATCAAAGTGCTTTTCTCCAAGGGCGCCAAATTACTGATAACATTCTCCTTGCGAATGAAATTATTCATGCCATTCATTCTAGACGATCGGGGAAGATTGGTTGGGCTGCTATTAAACTTGATATGGAGAAGGCTTTTGACAGAGTAGAATGGTCTTTTTTAAATCGTTTGCTTAATCATGTTGGTCTTCCTTCTTCGTTCTCATCTCTTATAATGCGTTGTCTTTCCACGGTCCAATTTCGTCTATCCATAAATGGCTCTCTTACTGACACTTTCCATTCAACGCGTGGTCTCCGACAAGGGGATCCGTTATCTCcctatctttttcttttaattgctGAGGGTCTTTCTGCAGCAATTCGATTGCAAGAAGCTCAGGCTCATTTTTCTGGCATTCAGATTTGCAGGGGTGCCTTGCCCCTGTCTCATCTCTTGTTTGCTGATGATAGCATGGTTTTCTCTCCTGTCCATTCTCAAGCCAGTGATTCCCTTAATGATATTCTTGATCTCTACAATAAAGCTACGGGCCAATTggtgaatagagataaatccTCCATCCTTTTCTCCCCGAATACCTCTGCTGATGCCCAGCTTTGTTTTCGTCAATCCCTTCAACTTCTGGGGGAGGGCTTCATTAGTAAGTACCTTGGTGTCCCCCATTGCGTTGGCAGGGTCTCCAATTCCATGTTCCATTATCTGCTTCAAAAAGTCTCATCCAAACTTAACTCCTGGAACGAAAATTTTTTCTCTAGGGCTGGTAAGGAAACTCTTATTAAAGCGGTGGTCCAAGCTATCCCCTCTTTTGCAATGTCCTGTTTCAAAGTGCCCAAATCGATTTGTCATAAAATTCAAAGCTTGATTGCTAAATTTTGGTGGGGATCCCACGACACTAACAAAGTTCACTGGAAAAACTGGGATGTTATTTCTGTCTCCAAGTTTTTTGGGCGCCTGGGGTTCCGTATTTTATCCTGTCATAACCAAGCTCTCTTAGCTAAGCAGGCTTGGCGTATTTGGAATGATAGGAATTCCCTTCTTCATTCTGTTCTTAAAGCTCGGTATTTCAAAAATTCTGATTTCATGAATGCCCCTATTG GTCTGGTTTGGAAGATTGGTACTGGAACTAATGTCCCCTTATCTGCTCCCAATTTGATTCCTAACATTCAACGTCCCATCCTACTGCATCCTCTTCCCCAGTCCCAAGCTTATGTTTCTTTTTTCATTAATGATGATTCAACTTGGAACGTCCGCAAACTTCATTATTACTTCCCTTCTTACCAAGTTGATCATATCCTCACAACCCCCATCGACCCTGCATCTTTTGATTCTCTTATTTGGGGTTTCCACCCCTCAGGCAATTTAACTGTCAAATCTGCCTACCATCTTGCTTGCTCTCTTGAATCAGTTGATGTTCCCTCCTCTTCGAATCCTAATCCGTACCTTCATTGGTGGAAAACCCTTTGGTCTCTTCCTGTTCCTcccaaaattaaacattttatttGGAGAGCCTTCCACCATATTTTGCCTTGTGCTTTCAATCTTTTCCTTAAAAGGACTCTTCCTCACCCAAATTGCTCTATCTGTGGGCATAATACTGAATCAGTCTCTCACGCCCTTATTGGTTGCACAAGAGCAAAGTCTATTTGGAAATCTTCAAGATTCAAGCAGTTTTACTTGACTTATCAAAAATGTGACATTAAGGATTTTCTTTTGCAGGCTTTACATAATATTCCTAAACAGGATTTCCAAATTTTCATTACTTTCATTTGGCAGATTTGGAATGCTCGAAACTCCattcttttcaacaaaaattataCTACTAACAATGTGGAAGAAATTATTGTTAATTATTTACAGGAATACAGTGCTACTCAATACTCGCAACAAGATGACACTCTGCACTCAGAGGCTACACGCATCCCTCATGCTTCTCATCAGCATCTCCCTCCTTCCCTGTCACCTGATACACCTGCTCTTTTTGTAGATGCAGCTGTAGACCATCAGAATGGCCTAACTGGAACTGGTTTTGTCTTCAAGTGTGGATTTCAGACTGTGTTAGCTTCTCATTACCATCGCCTGCCTGGTGCTGTCTCTCCTATTTTCTCTGAAGGCCAAGCTCTTTTGCAGAGTCTCAAGTGGTGCATTGACTCACAATTTTCTCCACAAGTAGTTTTCTCCGATTGTTTGAATTTAGTCTCAAAAGTAAATGGAGCCTGGCAGGACAATTCTGCACTTTCTGGTTTAGTGTCTCGGATTCGATTGCTCTTCTCAAATTTCCCTGGTGCTTCGTTGCAGTTCCTTCCTCGACAATTTAATATGGACGCTCATAATCTTGCAAGAGAAGCTCTCAGGTCAAGAGAAGTTAGCTAG